One Glycine max cultivar Williams 82 chromosome 8, Glycine_max_v4.0, whole genome shotgun sequence genomic window, GTTGTGATGTCTTCATTCAAAGCTTCAACGGCCATCATCAATAAGGTGATTAAGACCAACCCATTTTTGGCTCCAAACACAGCTCCAAGCCACTGCGCCCTTTGACAGTACTCAAtattgttttcttcaatgtaTTGGCTAGGCTTTGCTTCTATATCATTAGAATGTATGATGAGAATCTCAATATGGTCAATTGACATTTCATTGCTACTAGTGCCCAGAGAAGCCATAATGCACAAGAATTGTAAGGTACAATGATAAAgggaaaaatgagaaaaagattGCTTGTGGAGGACACACTCCCCTCATGGATATTATTATATAGATAGAATCATAGAACATAGAAGTAAGATTACAGTTAGGTAAGCTTGATGATAATGGACCTCAGTGGTGATTGTCTGGAAAGCACTATAAAGGGTGGCCATCTGTTTTAATAATTCCTCAAACTTTGAATTAACAATGAATTAACTATTTCATGGACCTGTATGGATGTTTGGTATGATTCACTTTATTTTGCTAAGTAGCATGGTATATGTTTATATTAATCAGGGAGAATCAGTTCAGCTCTTTCTCAATTTCTCATAATGAAAGTTTGTCTTGTGTTAAGTTTCTTACTATGCTTTAACTTAATAGGTTATAACTTATAACACTATTTAGTTAGTATGAAATAATCAAGGCTACTGTTAACGTAAACATCATGCAAACTCAAGTTCTGAATGATAATATTGGAGAATAGAGATAGGAAGGCAGATGTAGTGGCGGGGTTATTTAATAGGTTAGTGGCATCCCCTCTGttgattaataacaataaataataaaacatataactTTATGGATGTGAGGATCTAcgtatttatgattaaataattcaGGGGAGTATGTATTCCACAAGAAAGCCACAAGCAACTTTGaacatgaaaaaattaaaagtttaaaattaatattttttcactgCAGTTCcttctaatttagaaaaaaaaatgttaaatgtcCATGCATTATTACtttgttattgttaatttttccaTAGTGGGTTCGTCTGGACGTACTTTTCTCTCGCTCCAACGTCAAACTAATTACTCCCCCACAATCATATGCATGCCAGGCAGTTTTCTAATGTTCGTGTGGATCACACACTCCcttcaatttattaattacacCCTTTAATTAGTTGCCACTATCCTGTGGAGTGCACACTCCATcaaatatactaatatataccttctttctctcaaatcattctAAATCTATGTCTATTAGTTAATGCTAATTTCAAGCCAAATGTTTCATTTTCTGCTGGGATATCTTTTGCTTATATCAATTGCTTCTACTGCTAGCTTAAGTTATATTGATTTGTCTGTGACTGTACGAGTGTTTAAAGCAAAACGtcacaaacaaatttatttactaTACCTCTAAACACATGTAAGTTAAACGTACAAAACTATTCATTTCTTATAACTTTCATATTAATAAACCAAAACTCTAAGCATGATTGAACCAAGTAGATGAATAATATACATAACTACATACACATTAAGGTGGAAAATCGGAGACCTGGATCCACCTTTTGGCAGTGAATTTTAAACacgaacaatatatatatattttttaagaagtcACTAACTTGTTGCTAGTGCCATCCTGATCAGTGATCACTGTCTCATCACCTTTATCAATATTAGGTCCATTAACACCTCAAACTTGACTATCCCTCTCTATAAATATCCTTCATTAGAAGTATGTGATCTCCACAAGCCCTTCATATCACATAATTTCCATTAACTCCCTCCTTTTTGATCCATCTCTCAGTATTTTCCAACTTCATTTTACCTTTATCATCCTTCATGGCCAACCTTGGAGGTAGAACTAATaatggaatttcaacaaaccaTGTTGAGATCCCTATCCATATTTCAAATGGTGTAGAGCTAAAACCAATCCAAGAGGTTGCACTTGCAGAGAGTAGTAGCATTATTGACTACTCTCAAAGGGCCCAGTGGCTTCGAGCTGCAGTGTTAGGAGCTAATGATGGGTTGGTTTCTGTTGCTTCACTGATGATGGGTGTTGGAGCTGTTAAGAAAGACATCAGTGCCATGCTTCTTGCTGGTTTTGCAGGATTAGTTGCTGGGGCTTGTAGCATGGCAATTGGAGAGTTTGTCTCTGTGTACACTCAGTATGACATAGAGATGACTCAGATTAAAAGAGAGAGGGAAGCAAATAACAATAGAGGAGTTAATGAAGAAACTCAAAGGGAGAAGCTTCCAAATCCATTTCAGGCTGCACTAGCATCAGCACTGGCATTTTCTGTTGGTGCTTTGGTGCCACTGATAGCTGCTGTGTTTATAAGGAATCACAAGATTAGAATGGGAGTTGTTGCTGCTGCGGTTAGCTTGGCATTGTTGGTGTTTGGAGGAGTAGGAGCAGTTCTTGGAAAAACTCCGGTGACGAGGTCTTGTCTTAGGGTTCTGGTTGGAGGTTGGATGGCTATGGCCATAACATTTGGCCTCACCAAATTGATTGGCTCTGCTGATCTTTGAATGCCGTTGTTTACTAGTTATTTAAGTACAATCCCATATTAgtagtaatgtttttttttgggttgTGCTGTGAGTAATCACGGTAGCTAGTATTACTCTTTGATAGATTGTGGCTGTTTTGTTTAAGTGAACATGAGTGTGATTTCACGCTGCTTAATTCTCCACAAGGATTTTTGGAGTTCAtcgtgttttcttttttatctttgtgCTTTTGTTATAAGAACGAACATACAACATGGTATAAGACTGAACAGATATGGCTATAggacaaataaaaatgaaaagatataggaCTTCTTAGAAATGGTGCAGGAGTAAACAGAACAACTACACAGACTAACGGAGAAAGGAGCAAAAACTGATATGTTGTATTTCAATTATGCACACAAATAAGTGTTACAACGAGTTGCTTAAATACAAATGCTATAAAAGGCCTTGATTGTGCAAAGCATAAATCATTAATGACTAATATGCAAAAGTAAACATTATTAGCCTACATCCAGTTGCTAATCTTTAGCACAAACAACCTTCAACCAACCTTTATCTCAATTTCTAATACTTCTCCttgaaaattttcttcaatACGCCAAGCTTTAATGTCCACACTTCAAACTTGCTCTTCGCAAGGGTCTTTGTCGTAATTTTTGCAATctgattttttgaattaattgcAATGTTTCAGGTTAATTTCCTTTGACTCTGCTTCACTAATGGCATGATACCTCAATTTGACGTGCTTAGTCCTTCTATGATGAACAGGATTCTTCGTTATAGCAATAAGTGACTTGTTGTCCAGCCAGCATCATTGCATTTTAAATTTGCTCaacatatgataaattttttcctTAGCCAAATGACTTAATTTGTTGCTGTTGCAGTTGAAATATACTTAGCTTCAGCTGCGAATTGGGCTACCACATCTTATTTATTCAGATTCCATGAGAAAACACAACTGCTAAATGAGAAAAAACATATCCCAAGGTACTCTTGGCATCGACTAAGCTTTCTGCTTAATTACTATTTGTATATCCTTGAAGCtctccacttttatttttcaaaaactacaaACTATAATATTAGTTGAACCTGTTATATATCTTAGTACTTTCTTTGCAGTACCAAGATGAATTTGACTTGGAGAATGTATAAACCTAGATAGTAAACTTACAGCAAACATTAAATATCTGGTTTGGTAGCCGAAGACACAACAAACTAAAGCATTTGCTCCactatcatcattgttatttgatattttttcttttacaacagTTGGAGTTGTTATAGGCTTGCATCTCTCCATGTAAAATTTCCTCAATATCtccaatacatatatattttgtgaaataaaGATTCTAGCATTTGACGGGAAAATCTCCATTgcaataaaatatttcatttcacCCGGCCCAAATCTATCATCTGAAATTCTTTCTCTGTATCATTCTTGAATTAGTTTAGGAAATTTGATTTACTCCTTATCAACAATAAATCATCAACT contains:
- the LOC100790996 gene encoding vacuolar iron transporter homolog 4, producing the protein MANLGGRTNNGISTNHVEIPIHISNGVELKPIQEVALAESSSIIDYSQRAQWLRAAVLGANDGLVSVASLMMGVGAVKKDISAMLLAGFAGLVAGACSMAIGEFVSVYTQYDIEMTQIKREREANNNRGVNEETQREKLPNPFQAALASALAFSVGALVPLIAAVFIRNHKIRMGVVAAAVSLALLVFGGVGAVLGKTPVTRSCLRVLVGGWMAMAITFGLTKLIGSADL